A region from the Haemorhous mexicanus isolate bHaeMex1 chromosome 12, bHaeMex1.pri, whole genome shotgun sequence genome encodes:
- the MLKL gene encoding mixed lineage kinase domain-like protein has product MDIVERVLSVAQAIHAQFEQVKCCKHQCQRLVERIQILLEPVRILRAQPRQHISHHEEELMKKLLRALEEAQKLVMKYSQTSWIQKFLRARSTGEEFVWVNESLEDIAQGLSLLLQAEQKQAFLEAFQSKTCRRQDAEDLKDDRAFLDQVIASTEEPKDVLEEIYIDRECMESKMDWMKSELNKVIREMERLKKVNVGKREDITEIKRDQLTFHRHLQDTESYDLYEGEYLKYPVAIKTFKRPLTTDPVKVRDIFEKEIQTLKKFESPNILRMYGICIEENDGSPCFSIVMEYCKHGTLRDVLSKQQHLPWDIRIRMALGAARGLYRLHQTGEKSRLHGCICSSKFLVAGDYCVKLSGFELCETESSIKRKAKKDWKQVSMLAYIAPENLKDINYPYKRPCEIYSFGIVLAEIATSKIPFEGCTSEEIVEKICNHHYWDPLGEDCPEDLRKIIEQCRAFDPSQRPSAEEIVDSLADLEKSRNQGS; this is encoded by the exons ATGGACATCGTGGAGAGGGTCCTCTCTGTGGCCCAGGCCATCCATGCCCAATTCGAGCAGGTGAAGTGCTGTAAGCACCAGTGCCAGCGCCTCGTGGAGCGcatccagattctgctggaGCCCGTGAGGATCCTTAGGGCTCAGCCACGACAGCACATCTCCCACCACGAAGAGGAACTGATGAAAAAGCTGCTCCGGGCACTGGAGGAAGCCCAGAAACTGGTGATGAAATACAGCCAGACCAGCTGGATCCAGAAGTTCCTGCGAGCCCGAAGTACTGGTGAGGAGTTTGTCTGGGTGAACGAAAGCCTGGAGGACATTGCCCAGGGGCTCTcgctcctgctgcaggcagagcagaagcaggCTTTCCTGGAAGCTTTCCAGTCAAAGACGTGTCGCAGGCAGGATGCTGAGGACCTGAAGGATGACAGAGCTTTCTTGGACCAGGTGATTGCAA GTACTGAGGAGCCCAAAGATGTTCTTGAGGAGATCTACATTGACAGGGAGTGTATGGAGAGCAAGATGGACTGGATGAAAAGCGAGCTGAACAAAGTCATTCGCGAGATGGAGC GCTTGAAGAAGGTCAACGTTGGTAAAAGAGAAGACATCACTGAGATCAAGCGAGACCAGCTCACTTTCCACAGgcacctgcaggacacagagagCTACGACCTTTACGAGGGCGAGTACCTCAAGTACCCTGTTGCCATCAAAACCTTCAAGAGGCCACTGACCACTGACCCAGT CAAGGTGAGAGACATCTTTGAGAAGGAGATTCAGACCCTGAAGAAGTTTGAGTCTCCAAACATCCTTCGCATGTACGGGATCTGCATTGAGGAGAACG ATGGGAGCCCCTGCTTCTCCATCGTCATGGAGTACTGCAAGCACGGGACACTGCGGGACGTGCTGAGCAAGCAGCAGCATCTTCCCTGGGATATCCGCATTCGGatggccctgggagctgccagaggcCTTTACAG GTTGCACCAGACAGGGGAGAAGTCCCGACTCCACGGCTGCATCTGCAGCAGCAAGTTCCTGGTGGCTGGGGATTACTGTGTGAAG CTGTCAGGATTTGAGCTGTGTGAAACAGAATCATCCATCAAGAGGAAAGCCAAGAAGGACTGGAAACAAGTCTCTATGTTGGCCTACATCGCTCCAGAGAACCTGAAAGACATCAACTACCCTTACAAGAGGCCCTGTGAAATATACag CTTTGGGATCGTTCTGGCAGAGATTGCAACCTCCAAAATCCCATTTGAAG GCTGCACTTCTGAGGAGATAGTGGAGAAAATCTGCAATCACCATTACTGGGACCCTCTTGGGGAAGACTGTCCAGAAGATCTGAGGAAAATCATTGAGCAGTGCCGTGCCTTTGACCCTTCCCAGCGCCCTTCTGCCGAGG AGATTGTGGACTCGCTGGCTGacctggagaaaagcagaaaccaAGGAAGTTAA
- the FA2H gene encoding fatty acid 2-hydroxylase, with amino-acid sequence MATAGPRSFSAAEVRARCAQGACLVSCHRRLYDLSGFVRLHPGGEQLLRRRAGTDVSAALDGPPHRHSENARRWLEQYYVGEIEPGDEQGLSETLDEKEEVAAAQAPEQTDLCYRTVHVETDLVDWQKPLLWQVGYLGEKYDEWVHQPVDRPIRLFHSDFLEFLSKTAWYVVFLVWTPVVLYLSWVSYTSLAQGNTRLFSSFTTEYSIPVHKYYFPFIFLLGMILWSLLEYLIHRFVFHMKPPASNYYLITLHFLLHGQHHKSPFDSSRLVFPPVPASLVIGFFYGVLRLLLPEVLGLSVFVGGLCGYVIYDMMHYYLHYGSPKKGTYLYGLKAYHVKHHFEHQKSGFGISTRFWDYPFRTLIPEETFKKED; translated from the exons ATGGCCACGGCGGGGCCGCGGTCCTTCAGCGCCGCCGAGGTGCGGGCGCGCTGCGCGCAGGGCGCCTGCCTGGTCTCCTGCCACCGCCGCCTGTACGACCTGAGCGGCTTCGTGCGGCTGCACCCGGgcggggagcagctgctgcgCCGCAGGGCCGGCACCGACGTGAGCGCGGCGCTGGACGGGCCGCCCCACCGGCACTCGGAGAACGCCCGCCGCTGGCTGGAGCAGTACTACGTGGGGGAGATAGAGCCCGGAGACGAGCAG gGCCTCTCTGAGACACTGGATGAGAAGGAGGAggttgctgcagcccaggctccagagcagacagaTCTCTGCTACAGAACAGTGCATGTGGAGACG GACCTGGTAGACTGGCAGAAGCCCTTGCTGTGGCAGGTGGGCTACTTAGGGGAGAAGTACGACGAGTGGGTGCACCAGCCCGTGGACCGGCCCATCCGCCTCTTCCACTCGGATTTCCTTGAGTTCCTCTCCAAGACAGCATG GTACGTGGTGTTCCTGGTGTGGACGCCCGTGGTGCTCTATCTCAGCTGGGTCAGCTACACCTCCCTTGCTCAGGGCAACACCAGgctcttctcctccttcacCACAG AGTACTCCATCCCTGTCCACAAATACTACTTCcccttcatcttcctcctgGGAATGATTCTGTGGTCCCTGCTAGAGTACCTCATCCATCGCTTTGTCTTCCACATGAAGCCACCCGCTAGTAATTACTATCTCATCACGCTGCATTTCTTGCTGCATGGGCAGCATCACAAG TCTCCCTTCGACAGCTCCCGCCTGGTCTTCCCTCCTGTGCCGGCCTCGCTGGTGATCGGCTTCTTCTACGGCgtgctgcggctgctgctgcccgaGGTGCTGGGGCTCTCCGTGTTCGTCGGGGGGCTCTGCGGCTACGTCATCTACGACATGATGCACTATTACCTCCACTATGGCTCACCCAAAAAGGGCACCTACCTGTATGGCCTCAAGGCTTACCACGTCAAGCACCACTTTGAACACCAAAAATCAG GTTTTGGCATCAGCACACGCTTCTGGGATTATCCTTTCCGGACACTCATCCCTGAGGAGACCTTCAAGAAAGAGGActga